In a genomic window of Plasmodium malariae genome assembly, chromosome: 4:
- the DDX47 gene encoding ATP-dependent RNA helicase DDX47, putative, whose protein sequence is MKYYKNYNTSDVLKNFEKKLNKNYKMFEEEEIEQMHNEYERKLKEKEQIKIKKKNVNKKNGKLLLNKKKLKKKGGSGKNKDNVGSNLRDSSLSSLELKKNDAHGREEKEEEKREKKEEQKVDNDYDNDNDNDDTCYDRDGGGKTNDEGSLNVSTFEELDICEEILESIHEMGWKKPTLIQQKILPHAFEKRDIIGLSETGSGKTACFIIPILQDLKNNKQSFFALVISPTRELCIQIAQHFQALGSNLLINICTIFGGVDIVTQSLNLAKKPNIIVSTPGRILDHLNNTKGFNLKNLKYLVFDEADKLLSQDFESSINKLLLILPHKRVTFLFSATMTKSVAKLKKASLKNPVKIEVSNKYSTVSTLVENYIFIPLKYKYTYLCSLCFHFESRSIIIFTNTCASAQKINFFCRNLGLKSICLHGKLTQNQRLSSLNSFKSNRYNILISTQVGARGLDLKDIKIVINFDLCTCKEYIHRVGRTARAGRTGKSITFVTQYDVENFLVIEKQLNKKIEKFTDLDENDVLLYNDQTIEALRLAEIEMKENQDLFRKNKFKKKK, encoded by the coding sequence ATGAagtattacaaaaattataacacgagtgatgttttaaaaaattttgagaaaaaattaaataaaaattataaaatgttcGAGGAGGAGGAGATCGAACAAATGCATAACGAATATGAACGTAAGTTAAAAGAGAAAGAAcaaattaagataaaaaaaaaaaatgtaaacaaaaaaaatgggaaattattattaaacaagaaaaagttaaaaaaaaaaggtggaAGTGGTAAAAATAAGGACAACGTAGGAAGCAACTTGAGGGATAGTAGTTTATCCTCTTTGgagctaaaaaaaaatgatgctCATGGAagggaagaaaaagaagaggaaaagagagaaaaaaaggaagaacaAAAAGTAGATAATGATTACGATAATGATAACGATAATGATGATACTTGTTATGATCGTGATGGGGGCGGGAAGACGAACGATGAAGGGAGCCTGAACGTTTCAACATTCGAGGAGCTGGATATATGTGAAGAAATACTGGAAAGCATACATGAGATGGGGTGGAAGAAGCCAACGCTAATTCAGCAGAAAATATTACCACATGCTTTTGAAAAAAGAGATATCATAGGATTAAGCGAAACTGGTAGTGGTAAAACTGCTTGCTTTATAATACCTATATTACAAGATTTAAAGAATAACAAACAAAGTTTTTTTGCTCTAGTTATATCCCCTACAAGAGAATTATGTATACAAATAGCTCAACATTTCCAGGCCTTAGGATCTAATCTactaattaatatatgtacaatattTGGAGGAGTTGATATAGTTACTCAGTCATTGAATTTAGCAAAAAAAccaaatattattgttagTACCCCAGGTCGAATTCTTGATCACTTAAATAATACTAAAGGGtttaacttaaaaaatttaaaatatttagtttTTGATGAAGCagataaattattatcacAAGATTTTGAATCttctataaataaattattacttattttacCACATAAGAGAGtaacctttttattttctgctACTATGACAAAAAGTGtagcaaaattaaaaaaagcttCTCTTAAAAACCCAGTTAAAATTGAAGTATCCAATAAATACAGCACAGTTAGCACATTAGtggaaaattatatttttataccactaaaatataaatacacatatttgTGTAGtctttgttttcattttgaaaGTAGAagcataattatatttacaaataccTGTGCTTCagcacaaaaaataaattttttttgtagaaaCCTAGGCTTGAAATCTATTTGTTTACATGGTAAATTAACACAAAATCAACGTTTAAGCAGCTTAAATTCTTTCAAAAGTAATAGgtacaatatattaatatcaaCACAAGTCGGGGCTAGAGGACTAGACTTAAAAGATATTAAGATTGTTATCAATTTTgatttatgtacatgtaaagAATATATTCATAGAGTTGGAAGAACAGCAAGGGCAGGGAGAACAGGCAAATCTATTACTTTTGTTACACAGTATGATGTCGAAAACTTCTTAGTTATtgaaaaacaattaaataaaaaaattgaaaaatttacCGATCTGGATGAAAATGATGTGTTATTGTACAACGATCAGACAATCGAAGCACTCCGCTTGGCCGAAATTGAGATGAAAGAGAACCAGGATCTCTTCAGGAAAAacaaattcaaaaaaaagaagtag
- the PmUG01_04013900 gene encoding small nuclear ribonucleoprotein Sm D2, putative: MKSEVTLEENRDNPEDGPLGLLSECVKDNAQVLINCRNNRKLLGRVKAFDRHCNLLLTEVREIWVEVVKDKKINKDRYISILFLRGDSVILILRNPK; the protein is encoded by the exons ATGAAAAGTGAAGTAACGCTGGAAGAGAATAGAGACAACCCTGAGGATGGACCACTGGGATTGTTGTCGGAATGCGTTAAGGATAATGCGCAAGTCTTAATTAACTGCCGAAATAATAGAAAACTTTTGGGAAGG GTGAAGGCCTTCGACAGACACTGTAATTTGCTTTTAACCGAAGTGAGGGAAATTTGGGTGGAAGTAgtgaaagataaa aaaattaacaaggACAGGTATATAAGCATATTATTTCTAAGGGGTGATTCAGTCATCCTAATTTTAAGAAACCCAAAATAA
- the PmUG01_04013800 gene encoding conserved Plasmodium protein, unknown function, producing MGNTNNNETNKKEDEEDDDGFIKIRHVEGKKNEEIKNDIDSEGSSSENNGGSNSGSSSSRSGGNRGGDISGDEEELNEETKAGDNEGVFRSKGLFEDGLRNILFSENYFKNFFSLNDIKKFGFIGKNECSNNNELKNVNYDSSINVKHGRHMNELIIYNNQYMINLLNDTTKSKIEIANFISFYFCFLSMMKNEIPSVPNARKEQEDFSTISYIYQKVKNSRNYISTHDIETCIKNYLYHIDRKYYPILNNQIDEDNRDEINTMDDRSTGSFQYSNKEYEKKRVIIDKNMVQQSLQKFNILKELFRPYKNLTKFMSETDRGHIHEDGGYFLFPPKRRIVHRIKIWDDKITLKPRTSMNKKLDETFYMYDCSLLRGVRRRRSSGKGSGKRIIKDSVKRTGTHSGKYNCKYSSKCSYAHSGHLLDDTATEALGKSNLTKSFDERNITNEEEVTDNMSIKKEVNKIKSYRSYSVYIRKTLSKVFYKSDMNKSGAVSKNSMINKNCITSKNNLLLGHHKEPNGRMNLGISFSAAGLLIPYHLGVSSLLIEKNILNMHTNISGSSAGCICACLLGIGLNIDKCIFLAENIISNVYKKGSYQKLQSVLNLELNKYLYADSYNYLNTRIGNVFVGITQILPYYKKLNVNKFNDDEDLINAIIASCNIPMYVSNNVFVNFRNKKCIDGIFSTKKKDFGCISTKTERMIRVIPFDFHYIGMENKNNGVISPHLIKYNHIIFLFLCIKNLFHKFINNIWVEKDYLFLLRNLKQILDKKIFDYYTFVKRYFFFLRSSDIVTDEQKVGNRKNIIDLINHIRNKLNTLNYMNINSLEIDLFLKLNNEIFLQLNNKYDNNVLKFCNFSVTLINVMGKYFFENFDGSSLDKIVLHFLRSNPGNNDAACNDGNGGAERNIGGGVGGCNDSNSGANIHDARINDFIREENHENIFEMVFQFLKKNGFLKVDKYIYFNPQLKDDIIIYFFKEIFFNENILKAKRKALKRNIPLMIEVLKVIFFNEHVKRRIFKLLIFAVNCNEKKLDYYTRDDITSSPIYGGKNMSMLFFENINDIKVINHYLKYNHIYKNFIYIIYEINTVNNKVGKVSKYNYYNYMNLNMDDVNDMYLFLYVYLYSILNYKILFALINIEQRESFLKVGVNTYPRSLHARVGGGISLRPDNGTSKKSTTDHGTDNNAIVNSGTPHFIQRYRENNLLNSFDPSYNLMNKAESSGLIKRFSGLWLRRKIKLNLSFLEINNKFELNFFKGNNNEIERDDNLNLNYDGKYSIEMDNDMDIKNIKKSASYTDKFLLEDDEEREETNKVRNTISFGSEEVTLGGKYCKQVDHNETGNSFNTGSSFIFKNLKKTWKDDFFKCPIRKVENIIERINENDYSIYTNCFCTFENLLIFNYGCAFIGKIDEYIMMNRSKIFEMNKKNKKEIFFLLHQLYLYYRNILFLLKFVFGINFCEKTQYKYLRKRRRRKKKRWEEKGAEEKVRDKKEVQEEEAEEKEGERKKKSTRKDERNEDKEESDESGVSTKEGPKSGALKNSTSPVGNKKFSSIVEDIFGDRTFERSDMDVNNSKKFVGKNENTCVDLISSQYFTLWRSYSDSRSKEKENISNEEKNKKMKKRRNNLVGRSSLTILEEESTNERRKNFALGSNNDFVEEIKTNISEVLYDNCQTYFVKNSFSMRKLIKIGFKGANEKDVKKLYDLGRSDAYLWLYIEYLNVGMYIYKKIYIIYLKLISAFESLIYITNLNKKKKKYDVENMLGLIGNFVIYVNGQPFNIFKLCNFVFSCYSYTYKSNSTEFFFSNNGLRKKTKWNYFNNSNFKANKRNDWKNSTIPNEQKDLENFSCTVKAEKKGDKKEEKGKTYEALYSYRQGGQGDNKYERSVHNKYEGNCSVTYNARGNLEQVHLNAPSSVRKKKEKKSLNDSKSKNLHGNKSRVLKKGERNHPRKEEKSKRRNPFIKSTNTKRKFYRSISLPLNIKRTILRMNRLKNKISLNKNIIDGINSEILKGTPYEHIYTHTNFWLYSSSDEGDMMNSYCNGLYVNNTDNTNKQFDSIFDEMSDDLDGFSKLSILFKNFRNMDNGLGLSGYFGF from the coding sequence aTGGGTAATACGAACAATAATGAAACGAACAAGAAAGAAGATGAAGAGGATGATGATggtttcataaaaataagacATGTAGAAGGGAAAAAGAATGAAGAGATAAAGAATGACATTGATAGTGAGGGTAGTAGCAGCGAAAATAATGGAGGAAGTAACAGCGGTAGTAGCAGCAGTCGTAGTGGCGGTAATAGAGGAGGTGATATTAGTGGTGATGAGGAAGAACTGAATGAGGAAACCAAAGCAGGGGACAATGAAGGAGTATTCAGAAGTAAAGGATTGTTTGAGGATGGTCTAcgtaatatactttttagtGAGAACTATTTCAAGAACTTTTTTAGCCTAAACGATATAAAGAAATTTGGATTTATTGGAAAGAATGAatgtagtaataataacgaGTTGAAAAACGTAAATTATGATTCTTCGATAAATGTAAAGCATGGTAGACATATGAATGAAttgataatttataataatcaatatatgataaatttattaaatgataCAACAAAATCTAAAATAGAAATagcaaattttatttctttctatttttgttttttaagtatgatgaaaaatgaaattccTAGTGTACCAAATGCAAGGAAGGAACAAGAAGACTTCTCAACTATTAGCTACATATATCAAAAGGTTAAGAATTCGAGGAATTACATTTCCACTCATGATATAGAAACATgtataaagaattatttatatcatattgATAGGAAATATTATCCTATTTTGAATAATCAAATAGACGAGGATAATAGGGATGAAATTAATACGATGGACGATAGATCAACAGGAAGTTTTCAATATTCAAACAaggaatatgaaaaaaaaagggtaataattgataaaaatatggtACAACAGAGTCtacaaaaatttaacatattaaaagaattatttaggCCATATAAGAATTTGACAAAGTTTATGAGTGAAACAGATAGGGGGCATATTCACGAAGATGGTGggtattttcttttccccCCTAAAAGGAGGATTGTGCATAGAATAAAGATATGGGATGataaaattacattaaaaCCTAGGACTTCCATGAATAAAAAGCTTGATGAAACGTTTTATATGTACGACTGTTCTTTGTTGAGGGGGGTTAGGAGGAGGAGAAGCAGCGGAAAAGGTAGTGGTAAACGTATCATCAAAGATAGCGTTAAACGCACAGGAACGCATAGTGGAAAATATAACTGCAAATATAGCAGTAAATGTAGTTACGCACACAGTGGACACCTGCTGGACGATACTGCAACAGAGGCCCTTGGCAAAAGCAACTTGACAAAATCATTCGATGAAAGAAATATAACGAATGAGGAGGAAGTAACTGACAATATGTCTATCAAGAAAGAagtgaataaaataaagagcTACAGATCGTACTCtgtatatattagaaaaacgCTTTCTAAAGTTTTTTATAAGAGTGATATGAATAAAAGTGGAGCTGTAAGCAAAAATagtatgataaataaaaattgcattacaagtaaaaataatttattattaggaCACCATAAAGAACCAAATGGGCGAATGAACCTCGGAATATCATTTTCTGCTGCCGGGTTATTAATTCCTTACCACTTAGGAGTTAGTAGTttattaattgaaaaaaatattttaaacatgCACACGAATATATCCGGATCATCTGCTGGTTGTATATGTGCATGCCTCTTAGGGATTGGATTAAATATAGATAAGTGTATATTTTTAgctgaaaatattattagtaaTGTATATAAGAAAGGGAGTTACCAAAAATTACAAAGCGTATTAAATTTAGAGTTAAACAAGTACCTATATGCTGATAGTTATAACTATTTAAATACTCGCATTGGAAATGTATTTGTTGGTATAACACAGATATTGccttattataaaaagttaaatgtcaataaatttaatgatGATGAGGATTTAATAAATGCAATAATTGCATCTTGTAATATTCCTATGTATGTATCTAATAAcgtttttgtaaattttagaaataaaaaatgtattgaTGGAATTTttagtacaaaaaaaaaagattttggTTGTATTAGTACTAAGACCGAACGAATGATAAGAGTAATTCCATTCGACTTTCATTATATAGgtatggaaaataaaaacaatggTGTGATTAGTCCTCATTTGattaaatataatcatataatttttctctttttatgtattaaaaatttgttccataaatttataaataacatatgggtagaaaaagattatttatttctattacGAAATTTAAAGCAAattttagataaaaaaatttttgattaTTACACATTTGTGAAGAggtatttcttctttttaagaAGCAGTGATATAGTTACGGATGAGCAAAAAGTAGGGAATAGGAAAAACATAATAGATTTAATTAACCatattagaaataaattGAACACACtaaattatatgaacataaatTCGTTAGAAATAgatctatttttaaaattaaataatgagaTATTCCTTcagttaaataataaatatgataataacGTACTAAagttttgtaatttttccGTAACGCTAATAAATGTTATGggcaaatatttttttgaaaattttgatGGTTCTAGCCTGGACAAAATTGTGCTTCATTTTTTGAGAAGTAACCCTGGGAACAATGATGCAGCATGTAATGATGGAAACGGAGGTGCAGAACGCAATATTGGCGGTGGAGTTGGAGGTTGCAATGATAGTAATAGCGGTGCTAACATCCATGATGCTCGTATTAACGACTTCATACGAGAGGAAAAtcatgaaaatatattcgAAATGGTTTtccaatttttaaaaaagaatggtTTTTTGAAAGTagacaaatacatatactttAACCCCCAACTAAAGgatgatataataatatatttttttaaagaaatattttttaatgagaATATTTTGAAAGCAAAAAGAAAAGCACTCAAGAGGAATATACCTCTTATGATAGAAGTGctaaaagttatattttttaatgagcatgtaaaaaggagaatttttaaattattaatttttgcaGTAAACTGTAATGAGAAGAAATTAGACTATTATACTAGGGATGATATAACTTCTTCTCCTATATATGGAGGTAAAAATATGTCCATGTTGTtctttgaaaatataaacgaTATAAAGGTCATAAATCATTATTTAAAGTATAAccatatttacaaaaattttatttatatcatctATGAGATAAATACTGTGAATAACAAGGTAGGTAAAGTAAGCAAGTATAACTATTACAACTATATGAACTTGAATATGGATGATGTTAATGATATGTACCTATTTTTGTATGTTTATCTGTATTCCATTTTGAACTATAAGATTTTGTTTGCGCTCATCAACATAGAACAGAGGGAGAGCTTTTTAAAAGTAGGAGTGAACACATACCCTCGAAGTTTGCATGCCCGAGTAGGTGGAGGTATTAGCCTGCGCCCTGATAATGGCACTTCAAAGAAGAGTACTACTGACCATGGTACTGATAACAATGCCATTGTTAACAGTGGTACACCTCATTTTATTCAAAGGTACAGAGAAAATAACTTATTAAATTCCTTTGACCCATCGTATAACTTAATGAACAAGGCAGAATCCTCgggattaataaaaagattcTCAGGGTTATGGTTAAGGAggaagataaaattaaatttgaGTTTtcttgaaataaataataaatttgagcttaatttttttaaagggaataataatgaaatagaaAGAGACGACAACTTAAACTTGAATTATGATGGAAAATATTCTATCGAAATGGATAACGATATGGACATTAAGAACATTAAGAAAAGTGCTAGTTATACTGACAAGTTTTTGTTAGAAGATGATGAAGAGAGGGAAGAGACAAATAAAGTAAGGAACACCATATCGTTTGGAAGTGAAGAAGTAACACTAGGTGGAAAGTATTGTAAACAGGTAGATCATAATGAGACTGGAAACAGTTTTAACACAGGTagtagttttatttttaaaaatttgaagaAAACTTGGAAAGAcgatttttttaaatgccCAATTAGGAAAGTGGAAAACATTATAGAgagaataaatgaaaatgattATTCCATTTACACAAATTGCTTTTGCACATTTGAAAATTTGCTTATTTTCAATTACGGCTGTGCGTTTATCGGAAAGATCGACGAATACATAATGATGAATAGAAGCAAGATATttgaaatgaataaaaaaaataaaaaagaaattttttttcttttgcatCAGTTGTATTTGTATTACAGGAATATTCTGTTTTTGCTCAAGTTTGTGTTTGGTATTAACTTTTGTGAAAAGACGcagtataaatatttgagGAAGAGGaggagaaggaaaaaaaaaaggtgggAAGAGAAAGGAGCGGAAGAGAAAGTGAGGGACAAGAAAGAGGTACAAGAGGAAGAAGCGGAAGAAAAGGAAGgggagagaaaaaaaaaaagtacacgGAAAGACGAACGGAATGAGGATAAAGAAGAAAGTGATGAGTCAGGGGTTAGCACCAAAGAAGGACCTAAATCAGGagcattaaaaaatagtactTCACCTGTggggaataaaaaattttcttcaaTTGTTGAAGATATATTTGGTGATAGAACTTTTGAACGAAGTGATATGGATGTAAATAACAGCAAAAAATTTGtgggaaaaaatgaaaatacgTGTGTAGATTTAATAAGTAGtcaatattttacattatggAGGAGTTACTCGGATAGTAGgagtaaagaaaaagagaacatttctaatgaagaaaaaaataaaaaaatgaagaaaagaaGGAATAATTTAGTGGGCAGATCTTCTCTTACCATTTTAGAAGAGGAATCTACCAATGAAAGAAGGAAGAATTTTGCTCTAGGGTCAAATAACGATTTTgtagaagaaataaaaacaaatataagtGAAGTATTATATGATAATTGTCAAACATATTTTGTGAAAAACTCATTTTCAATgagaaaattaataaaaataggatTTAAGGGTGCAAATGAAAaagatgtaaaaaaattatatgatttaGGTCGAAGTGACGCATATTTATGGTTATATATAGAGTACTTAAATGtaggtatgtatatatataagaaaatttatataatatatttgaaattaaTTTCAGCATTTGAGTccttaatttatataaccaatttaaataaaaagaagaagaaatatGATGTTGAAAATATGCTTGGCTTGATTGgaaattttgtaatttatgtaaatggacaaccttttaatatatttaaattatgtaattttgttttttcctgTTATAGTTACACCTATAAATCAAATAGTActgagttttttttttcaaacaaTGGGCTGAGGAAAAAGACAAAGtggaattattttaataattctaattttaaaGCCAATAAAAGGAATGATTGGAAGAATAGTACTATTCCTAATGAACAGAAAGatttagaaaatttttcCTGCACTGTTAAGGCGGAAAAAAAGGGGgataaaaaagaggaaaaggGGAAAACCTATGAAGCACTCTATAGTTATCGTCAAGGTGGGCAAGGAGACAATAAATATGAGAGGAGTGTACATAACAAATATGAGGGGAATTGCTCAGTTACTTACAATGCACGAGGAAATCTGGAACAAGTTCATTTAAATGCACCATCCTCAgtcaggaaaaaaaaagaaaaaaaaagcctGAATGACAgtaaaagcaaaaatttACATGGCAATAAGAGTAGGGtgttaaaaaaaggagagaGAAATCATCCGaggaaagaagaaaaaagtaaGAGAAGAAACCCTTTTATCAAAAGTACTAACacgaaaagaaaattttatagaaGTATAAGCTTACCATTAAATATTAAGAGAACGATTTTACGGATGAACaggttaaaaaataaaataagtttaaataaaaatataatagatgGTATAAATAGCGAAATATTAAAAGGTACTCCTTATGAGCATATTTATACGCACACTAATTTTTGGCTTTACTCTTCATCTGATGAAGGGGATATGATGAATAGTTATTGTAATGGTCTTTATGTGAACAATACagataatacaaataaacagTTTGATTCCATCTTTGATGAAATGTCCGATGACTTAGATGGTTTTTCAAAACTGTCCATTCTTTTCAAAAACTTTCGAAATATGGACAACGGGTTAGGCTTGTCCGGTTACTTCGGTTTTTGA